A genomic region of Parambassis ranga chromosome 7, fParRan2.1, whole genome shotgun sequence contains the following coding sequences:
- the dcaf1 gene encoding DDB1- and CUL4-associated factor 1 — MASASASVDSKAELTALLEQWEREQQGSTQDLVNILTKISELVEKETEEYHKADPDPFDDRHPGRADPECVLGHLLKILFKNDDFMNTLVNSYVMTSREFSLNAAACRLLQNIMPGLETAVVFQEKEGIVERLFKWAQEAEQPLRIYATGLLAGAMENQDIAANYREENSVLVPLMLHRLRELQDKDAENKREIKRPSPRKTLGEPLLPLDEEAVDGGFEEKPFTPGRNGAEKEGTGLGEDGEIPFSTIEPENELSFRLNSPHKTSSRANSAVKTMMKPMSAPSLLTQQGMSDGSSYLKRRAERESGRTSKQKLNFSLPEPDRNFSELSNSSWSEMSPWVIGNNYHLYPLTPEIEQRLILQYLTPLGEYQELLAVFMQMGARELLMHYMDLKQTNDVQLTFEALKYLASLLLHKKFAAEFVAHGGVQKLLEIPRPSMAATGVSLCLYYLAYNQDAMERVCMLPHSILSDVVGYTLWLLECSHASGCCHATMFFSISFSFRAVLELFDRQDGLRRLVNLISTLEILNPEDQGALLSDDEIFSSRQTAKHTCMALRRYFEAHLAIKVEQVKQSLQRTEGGAPIHSQPYYKAVSYSREQVVEMMEFLIEYGPLRLYWEPAEVFHKLSCVQLLLQLISIACDWRTYYGRSDTVRYALDILSILTVVPKTQLLLSEAVAVLDEGGATVSTVGMSIVLAVAEGEVFVNDAEIQKSALQVVINCVCAPDKRISSIGKFIAGTPRRRLPQPTKASESVLTKMWNVVQSNNGIKVLLSLLMVKMPITDADQIRALACKALVGLSRSSSVRQIISKLPLFSSGHIQQLMKEPVLQDKRSEHVKFCKFAAELIERISGKPLLIGTDVSLAWLQRASVVAQSRISFPEKELLLLIRNHLVAKGLHDTATTLTKEADLPMVCLSHSTHSASPFPPVAPPPPASAVTTLPRTPRLANGVGSRLGTHPSHSSTPGSSHPQTRPATSQPTASSAAFPSTSVPHCSNGSPLIGRIVFSRERQTGCNTVSCKKPRVLRQKSDHGAFSQSPAMKKQFDRHLPSPPALDSIITEYLREQHARCKNPVATCPPFSLFTPHQCPEPKQRRQAPINFTSRHTRRVIYPKYGGVDGGCFDRHLIFSRFRPISVFREADEDESGFMCCAFSARERFLMLGTCTGQLKLYNVFTGQEEASYSCHSSAITHLEPSRDGSLLLTSASWSYPLSALWGMKSVFIMKHSFLGDHYVEFSKLSQDHVIGTKEHMARIYDIQTGQVTLTLNNPDLANNYKRNCATFNPTDDLVLNDGVLWDVRTAQAIHKFDKFNMNISGVFHPNGLEVIINTEIWDLRTFHLLHTVPALDQCRIVFNNNGTVIYGAMLQADDEDDMMEMQMKSPFGSSFRTFNATDYKPIATIDVKRNIFDLCTDTKDCYLAVIENQDSVNTDTVCRLYEVGRQRLAEEEEEDEEDQEDDDQEEDDDDDEDSDDDVDTDPLIAELENENGGEDEDDEEEDDGNDEFSPSDEEVARLLEEDVDVGDEDDDDDEDDDDNDEDDSDNVDLDGDNDSSDNSDLEDDIILSLNE; from the exons ATGGCGTCGGCATCTGCCAGTGTAGACTCCAAGGCAGAGCTGACTGCTTTACTGGAACAGTGGGAGAGGGAGCAACAAGGCAGCACACAGGACCTGGTTAATATCCTCACCAA GATCTCAGAACTTGttgagaaggagacagaggagtaCCACAAAGCGGACCCTGACCCTTTTGATGATCGACATCCTg GGAGAGCTGATCCAGAATGTGTGTTAGGGCACCTCCTCAAGATTCTGTTTAAGAACGATGACTTCATGAACACA CTGGTGAACAGCTATGTAATGACCAGCAGAGAATTTTCCCTAAATGCTGCAGCTTGTCGCCTACTTCAGAACATAATGCCTGGGTTGGAGACAGCCGTGGTCTTTCAAGAAAAg GAGGGCATAGTTGAAAGGCTGTTTAAATGGGCACAGGAGGCTGAGCAGCCCCTCAGAATCTATGCCACAGGCTTGTTGGCAGGTGCCATGGAGAACCAGGACATTGCAGCCAACTACAGGGAGGAGAACTCTGTTTTG GTGCCTTTGATGCTCCATCGGTTGCGTGAGCTTCAGGATAAGGATGCTGAGAACAAAAGGGAAATCAAGCGGCCAAGCCCCAGGAAGACACTGGGTGAGCCTTTGTTACCTTTGGACGAGGAAGCTGTTGATGGAGGCTTTGAAGAAAAGCCCTTCACACCAGGTCGAAACGGAGCTGAAAAGGAGGGGACTGGCCTCGGGGAAGATGGAGAAATTCCCTTCTCAACCATTGAGCCCGAAAACGAGCTTTCGTTCCGTCTCAACTCTCCTCATAAGACCAGCAGCCGTGCCAACTCGGCTGTTAAAACCATGATGAAGCCCATGTCGGCCCCAAGTTTGCTGACGCAGCAGGGCATGTCTGATGGCAGCAGTTACCTAaaaaggagagcagagagggagagtggcAGGACCTCAAAACAGAAGCTTAATTTCTCTTTGCCAGAACCAGACAGGAACTTCAGTGAGCTTTCCAACAGCAGCTGGTCTGAGATGAGCCCCTGGGTGATTGGCAACAACTATCATCTGTACCCTCTGACCCCAGAGATCGAGCAGAGGCTCATCTTGCAGTATCTTACCCCCCTAGGGGAATATCAGGAG CTGCTAGCAGTGTTCATGCAGATGGGAGCTCGTGAGCTACTCATGCATTACATGGATCTAAAGCAGACCAATGATGTACAGCTCACATTTGAGGCCCTGAAG TATTTAGCTTCACTGCTGTTACACAAGAAATTTGCTGCAGAGTTTGTTGCTCATGGAGGAGTTCAGAAGTTGCTGGAGATTCCCAGGCCATCTATGGCTGCTACTGGAGTGTCACTGTGCCTCTACTACCTTGCCTATAACCAGGATGCCATGGAAAGG GTGTGCATGCTGCCCCACTCCATCCTGTCAGATGTGGTTGGTTACACGCTGTGGCTCCTGGAATGTTCACATGCATCCGGTTGCTGCCATGCTACCATGTTCTTCTCCATCTCCTTTTCGTTCCGTGCTGTTTTGGAGCTTTTCGATAGGCAGGATGGGCTCCGCCGCCTTGTCAACCTG ATTAGCACACTGGAGATCCTGAACCCTGAGGATCAGGGAGCGCTGCTGAGTGATGATGAGATTTTCTCCAGCAGGCAAACGGCCAAGCACACCTGCATGGCTCTTCGCAGGTACTTTGAGGCCCATCTGGCAATCAAGGTGGAGCAGGTGAAACAATCGCTGCAGCGCACAGAGGGGGGCGCCCCCATTCACTCTCAGCCCTACTACAAG GCGGTCAGCTATAGCCGTGAGCAGGTGGTGGAAATGATGGAGTTTCTGATAGAGTACGGTCCACTCCGTCTATACTGGGAACCAGCAGAGGTCTTTCACAAGCTGTCATgtgtccagctcctcctgcagctcattTCCATTGCCTGTGACTGGAGGACGTATTATGGCAG GAGTGATACTGTTCGTTATGCCCTTGACATCCTAAGTATCCTCACAGTCGTTCCAAAGACCCAGCTGTTGTTGTCTGAGGCTGTTGCTGTGCTTGATGAGGGAGGAGCCACTGTTTCCACTGTTG GGATGAGTATAGTCCTAGCAGTGGCAGAGGGAGAAGTATTTGTGAATGACGCAGAGATTCAAAAGTCAGCTCTGCAGGTTGTCATCAACTGTGTATGTGCCCCAGATAAACGCATTTCCAGCATCGGCAAGTTCATCGCAGGAACCCCCCGTCGGCGCCTGCCACAGCCGACCAAAGCCAGCGAGAGCGTGCTCACTAAAATGTGGAATGTGGTGCAGTCCAACAATGGTATCAAG GTGCTGCTGTCCCTGCTGATGGTGAAGATGCCTATTACAGATGCAGATCAGATCCGAGCTCTGGCCTGTAAAGCTCTTGTGGGTCTGTCTcgctccagctctgtcagacagaTCATCAGCAAGCTGCCTTTGTTCAGCAGTGGACACATCCAGCAGCTCATGAAGGAGCCTGTGCTCCAGGACAAACGCAGTGAACATGTCAAATTTTGCAAGTTTGCTGCAGAGCTGATAGAAAGAATCTCAGGGAAGCCATTGCTGATCGGTACAGATGTGTCTCTGGCATGGCTGCAGAGAGCTAGTGTTGTCGCTCAGTCCAGGATCAGTTTCCCTGAGAAGGAACTGCTGCTTCTTATAAGGAACCACCTTGTAGCCAAGGGCCTTCATGACACGGCCACGACGCTCACCAAGGAGGCGGATCTCCCgatggtctgtctgtctcattcTACACATTCAGCTTCTCCTTTCCCTCCTGTCGCTCCTCCCCCACCCGCCTCTGCTGTCACTACTCTGCCCCGTACCCCACGGCTGGCCAATGGTGTCGGGTCAAGACTCGGAACCCATCCCTCTCATTCATCCACCCCAGGATCCAGCCATCCACAAACTCGTCCCGCCACATCACAACCCACTGCATCCTCTGCTGCTTTTCCGTCAACATCTGTCCCTCACTGCAGCAATGGCTCTCCGTTGATTGGGCGAATTGTTTTCTCTCGTGAAAGGCAAACTGGGTGCAATACAGTGTCCTGCAAGAAACCTCGGGTGCTGCGGCAGAAATCTGACCACGGGGCCTTCAGCCAGAGTCCAGCCATGAAGAAGCAGTTTGACAGGCACCTTCCTTCCCCCCCTGCATTAGACAGCATTATCACAGAATACCTGAGGGAACAGCATGCACGTTGTAAAAACCCTGTCGCAACCTGCCCTCCTTTCTCCCTTTTCACTCCCCATCAATGTCCCGAACCCAAACAGAGACGCCAAGCACCTATCAACTTTACATCCAGACACACGCGGAGGGTCATATACCCGAAATATGGAGGTGTAGACGGGGGATGCTTTGACAGGCATCTTATCTTCAGCAG GTTCCGACCTATCTCCGTGTTCAGGGAGGCAGATGAGGATGAGAGTGGATTCATGTGTTGTGCTTTCTCAGCTCGTGAGCGATTCCTGATGCTTGGGACCTGTACGGGACAGCTCAAGCTCTACAATGTGTTCACAGGCCAGGAGGAAGCCAGCTACAGCTGCCACAGTTCAGCAATCACTCACCTGGAGCCCTCACGG gATGGTTCTCTGCTCTTAACATCTGCCTCTTGGAGTTATCCTCTCTCTGCATTGTGGGGCATGAAATCAGTCTTCATAATGAA GCATTCTTTTTTAGGGGACCATTATGTGGAGTTCAGCAAGCTGTCACAAGATCATGTCATTGGGACTAAGGAGCATATGGCACGC ATTTATGACATTCAGACAGGTCAGGTAACTCTGACTCTAAACAACCCAGACCTGGCCAACAACTACAAGAGGAATTGTGCCACCTTCAACCCTACAGATGACCTGGTACTAAATGATGGTGTGTTGTGGGATGTGCGCACGGCTCAGGCTATCCACAAGTTTGACAAGTTCAACATGAACATCAGCGGCGTCTTTCATCCCAATGGCCTGGAGGTCATCATAAACACCGAAATT TGGGATCTGCGAaccttccacctcctccacactgTGCCTGCACTAGATCAGTGCAGGATAGTTTTCAACAACAACGGCACTGTCATCTATGGAG CAATGTTGCAggctgatgatgaagatgatatgATGGAAATGCAGATGAAAAGTCCATTTGGTTCATCATTCAGGACTTTCAATGCCACAGACTACAAACCAATTG CCACTATTGACGTCAAGAGGAACATATTTGACCTTTGCACAGATACAAAAGACTGCTACCTGGCTGTGATTGAG AATCAAGACTCTGTCAACACTGACACAGTGTGCCGGCTGTATGAAGTTGGTCGGCAGAGGcttgcagaggaagaggaggaagacgaggaggatcAG GAGGATGATGAtcaggaggaagatgatgatgacgacgagGACTCGGATGATGACGTCGATACAGATCCCCTTATCGCTGAGCTAGAAAATGAGAAtggtggagaggatgaagacgatgaagaggaggacgatGGGAATGATGAATTCTCTCCCTCTGATGAGGAGGTAGCACGTCTTCTTGAAGAAGACGTTGATGTTggggatgaggatgatgacgatgatgaggatgatgatgacaatgacGAGGACGACTCGGATAATGTGGATCTGGATGGAGACAATG ACAGCTCTGACAACTCTGACCTTGAGGATGACATCATCTTGTCCCTGAATGAGTGA
- the ssuh2rs1 gene encoding protein SSUH2 homolog isoform X2, translated as MERQPIFSGGAHYGIANPGYVPAAEGAAAMFAPPVAASQGPSAPPASMFDNMPGYEGTVVGGEGGFLPPPMPAYPVPQPHPGPEQPHWNIPSISEDTARDAFVLYASSKCCYSSSPAKDGVITAMEAFNTYRYRLETFTESRSTEWRHEPYNGQPVDAYSQQPPGPWDIPAQTPTFFVDGKQNIKVPYTSSVKPCHSCVGIGRKPCKHCAGAGNKVCWVCNGSGYRHGSDQCHHCNGRGRENCNFCHGQGSSQCEECKGKQQLLVYINLTVKWTNNSDAYVVEQSSGLKVENLSKVSGKELFRDTQYMVYPVMGFPDPAVMQASQRFVTDHQGKYCKTSRILQQRQTIELIPVTKVTYTWKGNSHLYFVYGNEFKVNADNYPATCCCTIM; from the exons ATGGAGCGTCAGCCTATTTTCAG TGGTGGCGCACATTATGGAATTGCCAATCCTGGTTATGTACCAGCAGCAGAGGGTGCCGCTG CAATGTTTGCCCCACCTGTGGCAGCGTCTCAGGGCCCAAGCGCTCCTCCGGCCAGCATGTTTGACAACATGCCTGGCTACGAAGGAACCGTGGTAGGAGGAGAAG GTGGATTCCTGCCCCCACCCATGCCTGCGTACCCAGTTCCACAGCCTCACCCTGGACCTGAACAGCCCCACTGGAA CATTCCATCCATAAGTGAAGACACTGCTCGGGATGCCTTTGTCCTGTACGCTTCCAGCAAATGCTGCTACAGCTCTTCCCCAGCCAAGGATGGTGTCATTACTGCCATGGAGGCATTCAATACCTACAGG TACCGCCTGGAGACCTTCACTGAATCAAGATCTACAGAGTGGAGGCATGAGCCTTACAATG GCCAGCCAGTGGATGCCTATTCTCAACAACCACCAGGGCCTTGGGATATTCCTGCACAGACCCCTACTTTTTTTGTGGACGGCAAACAAAATATCAAAGTTCCCTACACATCATCTGTGAAG CCCTGTCATTCCTGCGTGGGAATAGGACGAAAACCGTGTAAACATTGTGCCGGTGCTGGCAAT AAAGTTTGTTGGGTGTGCAATGGGAGTGGTTATCGCCATGGAAGcgatcaatgccaccattgcAACGGCAGAGGGAGGGAAAA CTGCAACTTCTGTCATGGGCAAGGATCAAGCCAATGTGAAGAGTGCAAAGGAAAGCAGCAGCTCCTGGTCTACATCAATCTTACTGTGAAATG GACTAACAACTCTGATGCGTATGTTGTGGAACAGTCAAGTGGACTTAAGGTGGAAAATCTCAGCAAGGTGTCGGGCAAGGAGCTTTTCAGAGACACTCAGTACATG GTGTACCCAGTGATGGGGTTCCCAGACCCTGCAGTGATGCAAGCTTCGCAGCGCTTTGTGACTGATCACCAGGGCAAGTACTGCAAGACATCACGCATTCTGCAACAG CGTCAAACCATAGAGCTGATACCTGTCACCAAGGTTACCTACACATGGAAAGGGAATTCTCACCTTTACTTCGTCTATGGAAATGAGTTCAAAGTTAATGCAGATAACTACCCTgctacctgctgctgcactaTCATGTAA
- the ssuh2rs1 gene encoding protein SSUH2 homolog isoform X1 gives MERQPIFSSGGAHYGIANPGYVPAAEGAAAMFAPPVAASQGPSAPPASMFDNMPGYEGTVVGGEGGFLPPPMPAYPVPQPHPGPEQPHWNIPSISEDTARDAFVLYASSKCCYSSSPAKDGVITAMEAFNTYRYRLETFTESRSTEWRHEPYNGQPVDAYSQQPPGPWDIPAQTPTFFVDGKQNIKVPYTSSVKPCHSCVGIGRKPCKHCAGAGNKVCWVCNGSGYRHGSDQCHHCNGRGRENCNFCHGQGSSQCEECKGKQQLLVYINLTVKWTNNSDAYVVEQSSGLKVENLSKVSGKELFRDTQYMVYPVMGFPDPAVMQASQRFVTDHQGKYCKTSRILQQRQTIELIPVTKVTYTWKGNSHLYFVYGNEFKVNADNYPATCCCTIM, from the exons ATGGAGCGTCAGCCTATTTTCAG CAGTGGTGGCGCACATTATGGAATTGCCAATCCTGGTTATGTACCAGCAGCAGAGGGTGCCGCTG CAATGTTTGCCCCACCTGTGGCAGCGTCTCAGGGCCCAAGCGCTCCTCCGGCCAGCATGTTTGACAACATGCCTGGCTACGAAGGAACCGTGGTAGGAGGAGAAG GTGGATTCCTGCCCCCACCCATGCCTGCGTACCCAGTTCCACAGCCTCACCCTGGACCTGAACAGCCCCACTGGAA CATTCCATCCATAAGTGAAGACACTGCTCGGGATGCCTTTGTCCTGTACGCTTCCAGCAAATGCTGCTACAGCTCTTCCCCAGCCAAGGATGGTGTCATTACTGCCATGGAGGCATTCAATACCTACAGG TACCGCCTGGAGACCTTCACTGAATCAAGATCTACAGAGTGGAGGCATGAGCCTTACAATG GCCAGCCAGTGGATGCCTATTCTCAACAACCACCAGGGCCTTGGGATATTCCTGCACAGACCCCTACTTTTTTTGTGGACGGCAAACAAAATATCAAAGTTCCCTACACATCATCTGTGAAG CCCTGTCATTCCTGCGTGGGAATAGGACGAAAACCGTGTAAACATTGTGCCGGTGCTGGCAAT AAAGTTTGTTGGGTGTGCAATGGGAGTGGTTATCGCCATGGAAGcgatcaatgccaccattgcAACGGCAGAGGGAGGGAAAA CTGCAACTTCTGTCATGGGCAAGGATCAAGCCAATGTGAAGAGTGCAAAGGAAAGCAGCAGCTCCTGGTCTACATCAATCTTACTGTGAAATG GACTAACAACTCTGATGCGTATGTTGTGGAACAGTCAAGTGGACTTAAGGTGGAAAATCTCAGCAAGGTGTCGGGCAAGGAGCTTTTCAGAGACACTCAGTACATG GTGTACCCAGTGATGGGGTTCCCAGACCCTGCAGTGATGCAAGCTTCGCAGCGCTTTGTGACTGATCACCAGGGCAAGTACTGCAAGACATCACGCATTCTGCAACAG CGTCAAACCATAGAGCTGATACCTGTCACCAAGGTTACCTACACATGGAAAGGGAATTCTCACCTTTACTTCGTCTATGGAAATGAGTTCAAAGTTAATGCAGATAACTACCCTgctacctgctgctgcactaTCATGTAA
- the ssuh2rs1 gene encoding protein SSUH2 homolog isoform X3, translating to MYLHGESQAMFAPPVAASQGPSAPPASMFDNMPGYEGTVVGGEGGFLPPPMPAYPVPQPHPGPEQPHWNIPSISEDTARDAFVLYASSKCCYSSSPAKDGVITAMEAFNTYRYRLETFTESRSTEWRHEPYNGQPVDAYSQQPPGPWDIPAQTPTFFVDGKQNIKVPYTSSVKPCHSCVGIGRKPCKHCAGAGNKVCWVCNGSGYRHGSDQCHHCNGRGRENCNFCHGQGSSQCEECKGKQQLLVYINLTVKWTNNSDAYVVEQSSGLKVENLSKVSGKELFRDTQYMVYPVMGFPDPAVMQASQRFVTDHQGKYCKTSRILQQRQTIELIPVTKVTYTWKGNSHLYFVYGNEFKVNADNYPATCCCTIM from the exons ATGTATCTTCACGGGGAGAGCCAAG CAATGTTTGCCCCACCTGTGGCAGCGTCTCAGGGCCCAAGCGCTCCTCCGGCCAGCATGTTTGACAACATGCCTGGCTACGAAGGAACCGTGGTAGGAGGAGAAG GTGGATTCCTGCCCCCACCCATGCCTGCGTACCCAGTTCCACAGCCTCACCCTGGACCTGAACAGCCCCACTGGAA CATTCCATCCATAAGTGAAGACACTGCTCGGGATGCCTTTGTCCTGTACGCTTCCAGCAAATGCTGCTACAGCTCTTCCCCAGCCAAGGATGGTGTCATTACTGCCATGGAGGCATTCAATACCTACAGG TACCGCCTGGAGACCTTCACTGAATCAAGATCTACAGAGTGGAGGCATGAGCCTTACAATG GCCAGCCAGTGGATGCCTATTCTCAACAACCACCAGGGCCTTGGGATATTCCTGCACAGACCCCTACTTTTTTTGTGGACGGCAAACAAAATATCAAAGTTCCCTACACATCATCTGTGAAG CCCTGTCATTCCTGCGTGGGAATAGGACGAAAACCGTGTAAACATTGTGCCGGTGCTGGCAAT AAAGTTTGTTGGGTGTGCAATGGGAGTGGTTATCGCCATGGAAGcgatcaatgccaccattgcAACGGCAGAGGGAGGGAAAA CTGCAACTTCTGTCATGGGCAAGGATCAAGCCAATGTGAAGAGTGCAAAGGAAAGCAGCAGCTCCTGGTCTACATCAATCTTACTGTGAAATG GACTAACAACTCTGATGCGTATGTTGTGGAACAGTCAAGTGGACTTAAGGTGGAAAATCTCAGCAAGGTGTCGGGCAAGGAGCTTTTCAGAGACACTCAGTACATG GTGTACCCAGTGATGGGGTTCCCAGACCCTGCAGTGATGCAAGCTTCGCAGCGCTTTGTGACTGATCACCAGGGCAAGTACTGCAAGACATCACGCATTCTGCAACAG CGTCAAACCATAGAGCTGATACCTGTCACCAAGGTTACCTACACATGGAAAGGGAATTCTCACCTTTACTTCGTCTATGGAAATGAGTTCAAAGTTAATGCAGATAACTACCCTgctacctgctgctgcactaTCATGTAA
- the rpl32 gene encoding large ribosomal subunit protein eL32, which translates to MAALRPLTKPKIVKKRTKKFIRHQSDRYVKIAKNWRKPRGIDNRVRRRFKGQMLMPNIGYGSNKKTKYMLPTGFKKFLVHNVKELEILMMSNKTHCAEIAHNVSSKNRKLIVERAAQLAIKITNPNARLRSEENE; encoded by the exons ATGGCAGCCCTCAGGCCCCTCACAAAGCCCAAGATTGTCAAAAAGAGAACCAAGAAGTTCATTCGCCACCAGTCTGACAGATATGTTAAGATTGCG AAAAACTGGAGGAAACCCAGAGGTATTGACAACAGGGTCCGCAGGAGGTTCAAGGGCCAGATGTTGATGCCCAACATCGGTTATGGTAGCAACAAGAAGACAAAGTACATGCTGCCAACCGGCTTCAAGAAGTTCCTGGTGCACAATGTCAAAGAACTTGAGATCCTGATGATGAGCAACAA GACTCATTGTGCTGAGATCGCCCACAACGTCTCCTCCAAGAACAGGAAGCTGATTGTGGAGAGGGCAGCTCAGCTGGCAATCAAGATCACCAACCCCAACGCCAGGCTCAGGAGCGAGGAGAACGAATAA